The genomic segment CTATACCCGTGACCAGGCGCGGCAGGTGGTGGATGTGCGCACGGCCACCGTTGAAAGTGTGCGCGCGGTATTGATCGAAGGCACCAAGACACCTATCGGCACGGCAGCGGGTGCGGTGGTGGGGGGAATCGCCGGCAGCAATGTCGGCGGCGGCAAGGGCAGCGCGGTGGGTACGGTGCTGGGCACCGTGGCAGGGGGAGTGGTGGGTTCCGCGATTGAAGAGGGCGCGACCCGCCAGCCAGCCACGGAAATTACGGTCAGGTTTGATGACGGCAGGATGATCGCGGTGGTCCAGGCCGGGGATGAAAAATTCGAACCCGGTGACAAGGTGCGGGTGCTGACCGGCAACGGCGTGACGCGCATCAGCCATTGACCCGGAGGGAGGCACTGCATCCCGTTCGTGGTGAGCCTGTCGAACCACGAACGGATGACTTTGGTCAGAGCTTCCTTAATCCAGAGAACACATCAACGCGGCCTGTTTATGTTTCGGCTTTACGTGGAACATCCTGAAGGCGCCGAAATTTTTCGCGCTTGGAATGGTTCCCGCATACTCAAAGCTGGCCCAACCCTCGCCCTCTATTTCAAGCATCGCCACAAAAGGTTCCGTACCGAATATCTCGCCCGGCGGCGTCACGGGCTCGATCCGCGCAGTTTTATTGACGTCATTGCTGGAATAGGTGAAGTACTGTGCCAGCGAATCGTAAAGCTTGTAAACCGGCCCGTAATGCAAACCGATCCGCATCAGCAGCGGTGCTTCCAGATCGAGGCTGGTTTGATCGATCTCGTCTATCGCATTGTCCAGCGCCACCGCTATTCTGGCCGCAGTCGAAGCCTTGTCAGTCACCAGGAATATCGCGTCGCCCCAGGTGTTCAGGTGAAGGATTTCCGGTTGGAATTCCTCCAGGGCTTTGGCCAGCCGTGGCTGAAGCACATTAAAGTACCAGACAATATCGCGGTCGGATAATTTGCTATATCCCCGGATATCGGCAAACAGGATTGCATGGGGTTCGCGCCGGTTTTCCGGATAGCTCCCCTGAACCTTGCGGACATAGGGTTTGGGCAACTCGGCCGGACAGGGAATGATTTCAGTCTGGTGGCCCAGCTCTTTCCACTTCGCAATATTCAGATAGGTTCCCGAGCTTCGGCTCGACTCCCTTTGATTCCACACGGCCAATTGCTTCAGCCTGGTATTGAGCGAATTGGCCCGCATGATCGCCATGCCCATTGCCACATCCGAGCAAAACTTGAACAGCGAATCTTCGCCGAGATAATCCGACTCTGTCGCGCAGGAAACCGTATGGGCTCCCTTTATGCAGTCATGGAAACGTTTGCCCCAATCTTCCCCGGCGGTGCGCACCAGCACATCGCAAAAGCTTTCTATCCCGAAAGGCAGCCAGATATTCAGTTCACCGCCCTGCTTCAGAATGGATTCGGCAAACATGATGTCGGCGCCTGCCGCCAGCGAACCATAGGCGACTGCGCAATGCATGTCTGAAATCACGGTTTCGATCCGCAGGAGAAGTTCGTGCTCGTCCTTTTTACCCAGGGGCCGATGCTGGTCATAAATATGGCCGCAATAATGAATCACCGTTTCAGGGAGCAACGGATCCAGAATTTCCGGGTCGATGCCAAGATAATTGCAAACCAGCTTGAGTTGGCGGTGTGTGCGCGCCCGGGTGAGCAGGTTTCTTTCGTTATGTTTCGCCGCCTCTCCAATCATCTTCCTTGCTTCAGCCTGCCGGTTCAACAGGAGGTAAGCCTCGGCCTGGGTGGTCAGCGGGAAATATTGGGGGCCGCGATCCTGACGGGCGATCTGGATTGCCGAATTGGCCAGCTCACAAGCCTGCCTGTGGTCGCCGGAGAGCAAATAAAGGGTGGCGGCGTTGACGGCGGAATAATGTCCGCCGGTCTTGATGAATTCCTGATGGTAGGTTACCGCCGCAGCACTGAATGTTTCCTTGTCCAGGTTTATAAAAGCCAGATCTTTCAGTATGCGTGCTTCCAGCGCCCGGACATACTCGCTATCGCTCAAATGCAGCTTGTAGGAATAGAAGCTATCCAGCGCCCGTTGTTTTGCATTGCACCTTGCCAGCGCCAATACCGAGCAATACTGAAAAAACTCATCATCGGGACTGGATTCGAGCGCGGCCTGCGCCAGATCGTACTCCCTCAGGTAGTCGCCAGTCTTCTGGGCGC from the Candidatus Methylacidiphilales bacterium genome contains:
- a CDS encoding glycine zipper 2TM domain-containing protein; translation: YTRDQARQVVDVRTATVESVRAVLIEGTKTPIGTAAGAVVGGIAGSNVGGGKGSAVGTVLGTVAGGVVGSAIEEGATRQPATEITVRFDDGRMIAVVQAGDEKFEPGDKVRVLTGNGVTRISH
- a CDS encoding adenylate/guanylate cyclase domain-containing protein; its protein translation is MTQSIEEIKSRIISAQKTGDYLREYDLAQAALESSPDDEFFQYCSVLALARCNAKQRALDSFYSYKLHLSDSEYVRALEARILKDLAFINLDKETFSAAAVTYHQEFIKTGGHYSAVNAATLYLLSGDHRQACELANSAIQIARQDRGPQYFPLTTQAEAYLLLNRQAEARKMIGEAAKHNERNLLTRARTHRQLKLVCNYLGIDPEILDPLLPETVIHYCGHIYDQHRPLGKKDEHELLLRIETVISDMHCAVAYGSLAAGADIMFAESILKQGGELNIWLPFGIESFCDVLVRTAGEDWGKRFHDCIKGAHTVSCATESDYLGEDSLFKFCSDVAMGMAIMRANSLNTRLKQLAVWNQRESSRSSGTYLNIAKWKELGHQTEIIPCPAELPKPYVRKVQGSYPENRREPHAILFADIRGYSKLSDRDIVWYFNVLQPRLAKALEEFQPEILHLNTWGDAIFLVTDKASTAARIAVALDNAIDEIDQTSLDLEAPLLMRIGLHYGPVYKLYDSLAQYFTYSSNDVNKTARIEPVTPPGEIFGTEPFVAMLEIEGEGWASFEYAGTIPSAKNFGAFRMFHVKPKHKQAALMCSLD